The Nostoc sp. 'Lobaria pulmonaria (5183) cyanobiont' genome window below encodes:
- a CDS encoding OmpA family protein yields MTQVENSVSQSVELKSETSVQLDNLLHLLIDLKIIESPEQSPFLPSETDNKNEYIPEETKFLQLPPVTLEVCEAYLESDFNLTQDISNYSQNTQEELEESIEIFTKFEEKLDNSEDALQKLREILVGYELAEINHITAKLEQKLTKIEHQIYDPKELINLLLPWISELLRLKITESREEIVQIIAPIIDQTIRSRTEQDKISMSEAIAPVIPLAISQQIIIAPEEVSDAIAPAMGRAIKKQIEIEQNIVVDALYPVIGSTIAKYMAETIRAINRQVEETLSVEGIKRKIRAKLQGVSEAELILKEALPFTIQAIFLIHKASGLVISNIQHSDVEQLEAEMVAGMLTAIRSFANDCINLSGSITELDAIEYGTSKIILEVAGYCYLAIVVRGEPSKNFIWEMRQVFSAIVKKHGDLIEKFDGDPDSIPLEIYTLLEKLKYTGIQENNKTKISPLLILGLTIISTIFIPWGIWQYRSGVVHSIENQTLLALTSVPELAVYRLSVQVEHNKLKLTGRLPNQILRQKAEQTVQITSPNWVIDNQILLVEVPADPVLAAAEVKRVTAVLNQTDDIAISAQYIAGKVAVEGTVNRIADAQIIAKAFEQIPGVKSVSSAVRVEPPQIEVRFYFQPNSASLMKVDTAHKIQQVKVFLNQHPNKHLKIIGYSDRTSVNKSQKLALARAKAVQQALIKLGIEPSRLQVIGRTNLPPGIDETQPLWLSRCVALEPINKQF; encoded by the coding sequence ATGACTCAGGTGGAAAATTCGGTTTCTCAATCTGTTGAGTTGAAGTCAGAAACATCTGTGCAGCTTGACAATTTGCTGCATTTGCTTATCGATCTCAAAATTATCGAATCACCTGAGCAATCTCCTTTCTTACCATCAGAAACTGATAATAAAAATGAGTATATTCCAGAAGAAACTAAATTTTTGCAACTTCCTCCAGTGACATTAGAAGTATGTGAAGCTTATTTAGAGTCGGATTTTAATTTGACTCAAGATATATCTAATTACTCACAAAATACTCAAGAAGAATTAGAAGAATCTATTGAAATATTTACAAAATTTGAGGAAAAATTAGACAACTCAGAGGATGCATTGCAAAAATTACGGGAAATATTAGTCGGATATGAGCTAGCAGAAATAAATCATATTACAGCTAAACTTGAACAAAAATTAACAAAAATAGAGCATCAAATTTACGACCCTAAAGAGCTAATAAATCTACTACTACCGTGGATTTCTGAGCTTTTAAGGCTAAAGATTACAGAGTCGAGAGAGGAAATTGTCCAAATAATTGCTCCGATCATCGATCAGACTATCCGCAGTCGCACTGAACAGGATAAAATTAGCATGAGTGAGGCGATCGCGCCTGTAATTCCTCTAGCTATTTCCCAACAGATTATTATCGCTCCAGAAGAAGTTTCAGATGCGATCGCTCCGGCAATGGGACGAGCCATAAAAAAGCAAATTGAAATTGAGCAGAATATTGTGGTGGATGCACTCTACCCAGTTATTGGTAGTACCATAGCCAAATATATGGCAGAGACAATCCGTGCCATTAACCGACAAGTTGAAGAAACCCTCAGCGTTGAAGGTATTAAACGTAAAATTCGTGCCAAGCTACAGGGAGTTTCAGAAGCAGAATTAATTCTTAAAGAAGCTCTACCATTTACAATTCAAGCTATTTTCTTGATTCATAAAGCATCTGGTTTAGTTATCTCAAATATTCAGCATTCTGATGTAGAGCAGCTAGAAGCTGAAATGGTAGCAGGAATGCTGACAGCAATTCGCAGCTTTGCCAATGATTGCATCAATCTATCTGGAAGCATAACAGAATTAGATGCAATTGAATATGGGACATCCAAAATAATTTTAGAAGTTGCAGGATACTGTTATTTAGCGATTGTTGTACGCGGAGAACCAAGCAAAAACTTTATTTGGGAAATGCGGCAAGTATTCAGTGCGATCGTTAAAAAGCATGGTGATTTAATTGAAAAATTTGACGGCGATCCAGATTCAATTCCTCTTGAAATTTATACACTTCTAGAAAAACTGAAATATACAGGTATTCAGGAAAACAATAAAACAAAAATATCACCGCTACTGATATTAGGTTTAACAATTATCAGCACCATTTTCATTCCTTGGGGTATTTGGCAATATCGTAGTGGAGTTGTACATTCCATAGAAAATCAAACTTTGTTGGCTCTAACTTCTGTTCCAGAACTAGCCGTATATCGGCTCAGTGTACAAGTAGAACATAATAAATTAAAATTAACAGGACGATTACCTAATCAAATTCTTCGCCAGAAAGCCGAGCAAACTGTCCAAATCACCTCTCCTAATTGGGTGATTGACAATCAAATTTTATTAGTAGAAGTACCAGCAGATCCCGTATTAGCTGCTGCTGAAGTAAAACGAGTTACAGCAGTTTTAAATCAGACTGACGATATAGCAATTTCCGCTCAATACATCGCTGGTAAAGTAGCTGTTGAAGGAACTGTCAACCGAATTGCAGATGCTCAGATTATTGCTAAGGCATTTGAACAAATTCCTGGCGTAAAATCTGTGTCTAGCGCGGTACGAGTAGAACCCCCACAGATTGAAGTTCGATTTTACTTTCAACCCAACTCAGCAAGTTTAATGAAAGTAGATACAGCGCATAAGATTCAACAGGTTAAGGTTTTCCTTAATCAGCACCCAAATAAGCATTTAAAAATCATTGGTTATAGCGACCGTACTAGCGTGAACAAATCTCAAAAATTGGCACTGGCGCGAGCAAAGGCTGTACAACAAGCACTGATTAAATTAGGCATTGAGCCATCTCGCCTACAGGTCATTGGTAGGACAAATTTACCACCAGGAATTGATGAAACTCAACCCTTGTGGTTAAGCCGCTGTGTCGCTCTAGAACCGATAAACAAGCAATTTTAA
- a CDS encoding response regulator — protein sequence MKAPLPDNEIQRIESLLQYKILDTRSEVAFDDLTRLASYICETPIALISLIDSDRQWFKSKVGLDALETPRDVAFCAHAILQPEVFVVPDATVDERFATNPFVTSDPNVRFYAGVPLTNPEGYALGTLCVIDHVPRNLSPEQLEALQILGRHVIKQLEMRRTLASLVLASDTRKQTQKRRKQFFQKVAGGFGLASVILVLIGVISYHNTRILIDNNNQVQKTQEKINKLEELLSDMKDAETGQRGYILTGQETYLEPYQAVVGNIDRKIVELRDLITDQSNQQKQFATLESLIAAKLAILKQTINLRQNQGFDAALQLIQTNKGKHLMDDIRKIVHEIENQDKRLLQQQSQAAKASANTTLLTLAIAIFLSFLILAIVYYLISREVKERKLTEETLNQERNFISAVLDTASALVIVIDTQGQIVRFNQACEQITGYSFDEVRGRHFWNLFLLPEQVEQVKAVFEQLRIGEGPNEYENYWVAKDGSRRLITWTNTTLQDHKGYVEYIVATGIDITDAFEELRLRKRAEQHLKAEYSTTRVLAESTTINEAMPQILQGICESLGWDLSEFWMLDPRSNLLSLLNSWYKISFEMQEFDILSRQITFAPGIGLPGRVWTSLEPVWIADVAKDQSFIRSQIAAQAELHGAFGFPIRSGKKVIGVITCFSHEIQQADLDLAKVMNSIGEQVGQFIERKQAEEQLQRQNLRSQLFTEITLKIRQSLQIKEIFQITVTEVQKILHSDRVLIYQPLADGSGATVVEAVISGWLAIKDKELVDAYFQAEYIQQYYLQQYRQKPNLGLADLDIVEVQKNHLELLQQFGVQCNLVIPILVKEELCGLLIVHQCGSFRQWSSFETHLLRQIADQVGIALAQAQMLDAETQQRRELEIARHQAELASQTKSAFLANMSHEIRTPMNAVLGMTSLMLETPLNSEQRDFMETIRISGDALLSLINEILDLSKLEAGEMALETLDFDLSTCVEEVLELLAPSAHHKGLEIAGLIYSNVPTRLQGDAGRLRQILMNLIGNAIKFTSNGEVVLRAELRTLSPTTATIYFAITDTGLGITPEDQSKLFQPFTQVDASTTRKYGGTGLGLAICKQLVSLMGGEMGVESRLGKGSKFWFEVTLAKQLEPISLEGEGELLLNRRLLVVDDNATNRKIIYHQATRWGMLVDQAASATTALKAIQEAAKQKNFYDIAVIDMQMPEIDGMTLGEQIKANSAIAGLPLIMLTSTNQRDEIQRSLKIGFAAYLVKPVKPSRLLDTIMTILGTQLEEETEVRIQELEVRSQNLKLKNSENNRNYYSPNSPKLRILLAEDNLVNQKVALKQLQSLGYSADVAGNGKEVLQLLEKIPYDLILMDCQMPVLDGLETTKEIHRWQESYFASGYRPVVIAMTANAMKEDQQMCLDAGMDDYLSKPVIKEKLAGALERWGNVIFEAKETAATKQIYTTDVGSVNLPIDWERLHQLSENNSEFELELLQIFVEDIQPRLELIKIAIADHNFEQIALQGHQIKGASANMGVTTMHLAAEKLEQLAYNQERRGSSNLIVELEDFVKRIEEFLNCKDSNAKT from the coding sequence ATGAAAGCACCATTACCTGATAACGAAATACAGCGAATCGAATCTCTTTTGCAGTATAAAATACTCGACACTCGGTCGGAAGTTGCTTTTGACGACCTCACCCGTTTAGCCTCATATATTTGTGAAACTCCCATTGCCTTAATCAGTTTAATTGATAGCGATCGCCAATGGTTCAAGTCAAAAGTTGGTTTGGATGCCCTAGAAACACCGCGAGATGTGGCATTCTGTGCCCATGCTATTCTGCAACCTGAAGTTTTTGTTGTGCCTGATGCCACAGTTGACGAAAGGTTTGCGACAAACCCGTTTGTCACCTCTGACCCGAATGTTCGATTTTATGCTGGTGTACCGCTGACGAACCCTGAAGGATATGCACTAGGAACACTTTGTGTAATTGACCATGTACCAAGAAACCTTTCTCCCGAACAATTGGAAGCATTACAAATTCTCGGTCGCCACGTAATAAAACAACTAGAAATGCGGCGCACTTTAGCAAGTTTAGTATTAGCGAGTGATACACGCAAACAGACGCAGAAGCGACGCAAACAATTTTTTCAAAAAGTAGCTGGAGGGTTTGGGTTAGCATCAGTAATTTTAGTTTTAATTGGCGTGATTTCTTATCACAACACACGCATATTGATTGATAATAATAATCAGGTACAAAAAACTCAAGAGAAAATTAATAAACTAGAAGAATTACTGTCCGATATGAAGGATGCTGAGACTGGACAACGCGGTTATATCCTCACTGGACAAGAAACTTATCTGGAACCTTATCAAGCAGTAGTTGGAAACATCGATCGCAAAATTGTCGAACTGAGAGATTTAATCACAGATCAATCTAACCAACAAAAGCAGTTTGCAACCCTTGAATCTCTGATAGCTGCAAAACTTGCCATACTCAAGCAGACTATAAACCTGCGTCAAAATCAGGGATTCGACGCAGCGTTGCAGTTAATCCAGACAAACAAAGGAAAACATCTCATGGATGATATTCGTAAGATCGTCCATGAGATAGAGAATCAGGATAAAAGGTTGCTCCAACAGCAGTCACAAGCTGCAAAAGCCAGTGCTAACACCACGCTTTTGACACTGGCGATCGCTATTTTTCTAAGTTTTCTGATTCTGGCTATAGTCTACTATTTAATTTCTCGTGAGGTAAAAGAGCGTAAATTAACAGAGGAGACACTGAACCAAGAACGCAACTTTATCTCAGCAGTCCTTGATACAGCCAGCGCTTTGGTAATAGTTATTGACACACAAGGACAAATCGTTCGCTTCAATCAAGCTTGTGAACAAATAACTGGTTACTCATTTGATGAGGTGAGAGGAAGGCATTTCTGGAACCTGTTTTTACTTCCTGAACAGGTAGAGCAAGTTAAGGCAGTTTTTGAGCAGTTGCGAATTGGTGAAGGGCCCAATGAGTACGAAAACTATTGGGTAGCTAAGGATGGCAGTCGGCGGCTGATTACCTGGACTAACACTACCTTGCAAGACCATAAGGGCTACGTTGAATACATTGTCGCCACAGGTATCGATATCACCGATGCCTTCGAGGAACTGCGCTTACGCAAACGAGCTGAACAACATCTCAAAGCTGAGTATTCTACAACCCGCGTCTTGGCAGAGTCAACTACAATCAACGAAGCCATGCCCCAAATCCTGCAAGGAATCTGCGAAAGTTTGGGATGGGATTTAAGTGAATTTTGGATGCTAGATCCGCGATCAAATCTACTGTCTTTGCTAAATTCATGGTATAAAATCTCTTTCGAGATGCAAGAATTTGATATCCTCAGTCGGCAGATTACGTTTGCACCAGGAATTGGGCTGCCTGGTCGTGTCTGGACTAGCCTTGAACCTGTTTGGATCGCTGATGTTGCTAAAGATCAAAGTTTCATCCGCTCTCAAATCGCTGCCCAAGCAGAACTGCACGGAGCTTTCGGTTTTCCGATTCGTAGTGGTAAAAAAGTTATCGGTGTCATTACCTGCTTTAGCCATGAGATCCAGCAAGCTGACCTAGATTTGGCAAAAGTCATGAATTCGATTGGTGAGCAAGTAGGGCAGTTTATTGAGCGCAAGCAGGCAGAAGAACAACTTCAACGCCAAAACTTGCGATCGCAACTATTTACTGAAATCACCCTCAAAATTCGTCAGTCTTTGCAAATCAAAGAAATTTTCCAAATTACTGTCACCGAAGTTCAAAAAATTCTCCATAGCGACCGAGTTTTGATTTATCAGCCTTTGGCAGATGGATCTGGAGCCACTGTGGTTGAAGCAGTAATTTCTGGCTGGCTGGCAATTAAAGATAAAGAGCTAGTCGATGCTTACTTTCAAGCCGAATACATCCAGCAGTACTATCTACAGCAGTACCGTCAAAAACCGAATCTGGGGCTTGCTGACTTAGATATAGTTGAAGTCCAAAAAAACCATCTGGAATTACTGCAACAATTTGGAGTCCAATGTAATTTAGTCATACCCATTCTTGTCAAAGAAGAACTTTGCGGTTTACTGATTGTCCATCAGTGCGGCAGTTTTCGCCAATGGTCTAGCTTTGAAACTCATCTTTTACGGCAAATAGCTGACCAAGTAGGTATTGCCTTAGCCCAAGCCCAAATGTTAGATGCAGAAACTCAACAGCGACGAGAACTCGAAATTGCCCGTCACCAAGCTGAATTAGCTTCTCAAACCAAAAGTGCCTTTTTGGCCAACATGAGCCATGAAATTCGGACTCCAATGAATGCTGTGTTGGGGATGACAAGCTTAATGTTAGAAACTCCCCTAAACTCCGAGCAGCGGGATTTTATGGAAACAATTCGCATTAGTGGCGATGCTCTGTTAAGCCTGATCAACGAAATTTTGGATCTGTCCAAACTAGAGGCTGGGGAAATGGCACTAGAAACTCTAGATTTTGACTTATCTACCTGTGTAGAAGAGGTCTTGGAATTATTGGCTCCCTCAGCCCATCATAAGGGATTAGAAATTGCAGGATTAATTTATAGCAACGTCCCCACCCGCCTCCAAGGCGATGCTGGCCGCCTGCGGCAAATTCTCATGAACCTGATCGGCAATGCGATCAAGTTCACGAGTAATGGAGAGGTAGTATTACGAGCAGAATTGCGTACGCTTTCCCCGACTACAGCCACCATCTATTTTGCCATTACAGATACTGGTCTTGGCATTACCCCTGAAGATCAATCCAAACTCTTTCAGCCATTTACCCAAGTAGATGCTTCCACCACTCGTAAATATGGCGGTACAGGTTTGGGATTAGCCATCTGCAAGCAACTGGTAAGCTTGATGGGGGGAGAAATGGGCGTAGAAAGTCGCTTGGGGAAAGGATCTAAGTTTTGGTTTGAAGTAACTCTCGCCAAGCAACTTGAGCCTATTTCTTTAGAAGGCGAAGGCGAACTTTTGCTGAATCGGCGCTTGTTAGTAGTGGATGATAATGCTACTAATCGCAAAATCATCTACCATCAAGCTACCCGTTGGGGGATGCTGGTGGATCAAGCTGCTTCGGCTACTACTGCCCTCAAAGCTATTCAGGAAGCCGCCAAGCAAAAAAATTTCTATGACATAGCTGTGATTGATATGCAGATGCCAGAAATAGATGGCATGACATTAGGAGAACAAATTAAAGCAAATTCAGCGATCGCTGGGCTACCTTTGATTATGCTTACCTCTACTAATCAACGCGATGAAATCCAGCGATCGCTAAAAATAGGATTTGCGGCTTATTTAGTCAAACCTGTTAAGCCGTCCCGACTCCTCGATACCATCATGACTATTTTAGGAACGCAGCTAGAAGAAGAGACAGAAGTCAGAATTCAGGAGTTAGAAGTCAGAAGTCAGAATTTAAAACTGAAAAATTCTGAAAACAACCGCAACTATTATTCTCCTAACTCCCCCAAACTTAGAATTCTCTTAGCTGAAGATAATTTGGTGAATCAAAAAGTTGCCTTGAAGCAACTCCAAAGTCTGGGTTATAGTGCTGATGTCGCTGGTAATGGAAAAGAAGTTTTGCAGCTATTAGAAAAAATTCCTTATGATTTAATTCTGATGGATTGCCAAATGCCAGTTCTCGATGGTTTAGAAACCACAAAAGAAATTCACCGTTGGCAAGAAAGCTACTTTGCTAGTGGTTATCGTCCTGTGGTAATTGCCATGACAGCTAATGCCATGAAAGAAGACCAACAAATGTGTCTAGATGCCGGAATGGATGACTATTTGAGCAAGCCAGTAATAAAAGAAAAATTGGCGGGAGCACTAGAGCGTTGGGGAAATGTGATATTCGAGGCAAAAGAAACAGCTGCTACAAAGCAGATTTATACAACCGATGTCGGTTCAGTTAACCTCCCAATTGATTGGGAACGCTTACACCAACTCTCGGAAAATAACTCAGAATTTGAATTGGAACTACTGCAAATATTTGTTGAAGATATTCAACCTCGTCTAGAGTTAATTAAAATAGCGATCGCAGATCATAACTTTGAGCAAATAGCGCTCCAAGGGCATCAAATTAAAGGTGCTAGTGCCAATATGGGAGTTACAACCATGCATCTGGCAGCAGAAAAACTAGAACAACTAGCTTATAACCAAGAGCGTCGAGGTTCTAGTAACTTAATCGTAGAGTTAGAAGACTTTGTTAAACGCATCGAAGAATTTTTGAACTGTAAAGATAGTAACGCCAAAACCTAA